The proteins below come from a single Eucalyptus grandis isolate ANBG69807.140 chromosome 3, ASM1654582v1, whole genome shotgun sequence genomic window:
- the LOC104438492 gene encoding 3-ketoacyl-CoA synthase 11: MTEPKLDTPLIPSSSSRNLPDFKKSVKLKYVKLGYHILITHGMYLFLSPFVVLIAAQLSTFSIKDLHDLWIHLQYNLISVIVCSTLLVFLSTLYFLTRPRPVYLVDFSCYKADESRKCTKKIFMDQSRLAGTFTEESLEFQRKILERSGLGDSTYLPEAVLNIPPNPSMQEARKEAEMVMFGALDELFAKTNVKPKDIGILIVNCSLFNPTPSLSAMVINHYKLRGNIVSYNLGGMGCSAGLISIDLAKHLLQVHPNSYAVVISMENITLNWYFGNDRSKLVSNCLFRMGGAAILLSNKSSDRRRSKYRLLHTVRTHKGSDDKCFTCVTQEEDSNGKIGVTLSKDLMGVAGEALKTNITTLGPLVLPMSEQLLFFATLVGKKLLKMKVKPYIPDFKLAFEHFCIHAGGRAVLDAIEKNLHLSDWHMEPSRMTLYRFGNTSSSSLWYELAYSESKGRIKRGDRTWQIAFGSGFKCNSAVWKALRTINPQKEKNPWMDEIQNFPVDVPKVATI; this comes from the coding sequence ATGACAGAGCCGAAGCTGGATACACCCTTGATCCCATCATCTTCGTCACGGAACCTCCCCGATTTCAAGAAATCCGTCAAACTAAAGTATGTGAAGCTCGGTTACCATATCCTGATCACTCATGGAATGTACCTCTTCCTCTCCCCTTTTGTTGTGCTGATAGCTGCTCAGCTGTCCACCTTTTCAATAAAGGATCTCCATGACCTCTGGATTCATCTGCAATACAACCTCATATCCGTCATCGTGTGTTCGACTCTCCTCGTTTTCTTGTCCACCCTCTATTTCCTCACTCGTCCCCGTCCTGTCTATCTTGTCGATTTCTCCTGCTACAAGGCTGATGAGTCTCGGAAATGCACCAAAAAGATCTTCATGGACCAGTCTCGACTGGCTGGTACGTTCACAGAGGAGAGTCTTGAATTCCAGAGGAAGATCCTCGAAAGATCTGGGCTTGGGGATTCGACTTATCTTCCTGAAGCTGTCCTCAATATTCCTCCAAATCCATCAATGCAGGAAGCTAGAAAAGAAGCTGAGATGGTCATGTTCGGTGCACTTGATGAGCTCTTCGCAAAGACGAATGTGAAGCCGAAGGACATTGGCATCCTGATTGTTAACTGTAGCTTATTTAACCCGACCCCTTCGCTGTCAGCGATGGTCATCAACCATTACAAACTTCGGGGGAATATAGTTAGCTACAATTTAGGTGGCATGGGCTGCAGTGCAGGTTTGATTTCAATCGACCTCGCAAAACATCTCCTTCAGGTGCACCCCAATTCATACGCGGTGGTCATCAGCATGGAGAACATCACGTTGAACTGGTACTTTGGGAATGACCGCTCGAAGCTGGTTTCAAATTGCTTATTCCGAATGGGAGGAGCCGCCATTCTTCTTTCAAACAAAAGCTCCGACCGGAGAAGGTCCAAATACCGGTTGCTACATACAGTCCGGACCCACAAAGGATCTGATGATAAGTGCTTCACTTGTGTTACCCAAGAAGAAGACTCTAATGGAAAAATTGGTGTCACATTGTCGAAGGATCTAATGGGAGTTGCTGGCGAAGCTCTGAAGACCAACATCACCACACTGGGCCCTCTCGTCCTGCCAATGTCCGAGCAGTTGCTGTTCTTCGCCACATTAGTCGGGAAGAAACTTCTGAAGATGAAGGTGAAGCCTTATATACCGGATTTCAAATTGGCTTTCGAGCATTTTTGCATTCACGCTGGAGGAAGAGCCGTGCTAGATGCGATAGAGAAAAACTTGCATCTCTCGGATTGGCACATGGAACCTTCAAGAATGACGCTTTACCGTTTCGGCAACACGTCGAGCAGTTCTCTTTGGTACGAGTTGGCATATTCTGAATCAAAGGGTAGAATCAAGAGGGGAGATAGGACGTGGCAGATTGCTTTTGGGTCAGGGTTTAAGTGTAACAGTGCAGTATGGAAGGCTCTAAGGACGATAAACCCGCAGAAGGAGAAGAACCCGTGGATGGATGAAATCCAAAACTTTCCAGTGGATGTTCCTAAGGTGGCCACCATCTGA
- the LOC104438494 gene encoding uncharacterized protein LOC104438494 — MTTTTGEVQLEPPGVQHASDTDPLLKGQDESAPGSPSEIRDDRDRVVFGGGGGEGEDEDLEAGSVPCCRICLESECEPGDELISPCMCKGTQQFVHRCCLDHWRSVKEGFAFSHCTTCKAQFHLQVALFEDNTWRKVKFRLFVARDVFLVFLAVQTVISVIGGFAYIMDKDGSFRNSFSDGWDRILSKHPIPFYYCIGVLAFFVLLGFFGIILHCSSLNGNDPRMAGCQNCCYGWGILDCFPASMEACFALVIVFVVIFAILGIAYGFLAATMAIQRIWQRHYHILTKRELTKEYIVEDLRGCYYPPKLDAEHEERLRILKLL, encoded by the exons atgacgacgacgacggggGAAGTGCAGCTCGAGCCTCCCGGAGTGCAGCACGCGAGCGACACCGATCCTCTGCTGAAGGGCCAGGATGAGTCGGCCCCCGGGAGCCCGAGCGAGATTAGGGACGATCGGGACCGTGTCGtgttcggcggcggcggcggcgagggcgaggacGAGGACCTCGAGGCCGGGTCGGTCCCGTGTTGCCGCATTTGTCTGGAGAGCGAGTGTGAACCAG GGGATGAATTAATCTCTCCTTGCATGTGCAAAGGCACTCAGCAGTTTGTCCATCGTTGTTGTCTTGATCATTGGCGCTCAGTTAAG GAAGGGTTTGCCTTTTCACATTGCACGACTTGCAAAGCGCAATTTCACCTTCAAGTTGCGTTGTTTGAGGACAATACCTGGCGAAAAGTTAAATTCAGACTCTTTGTGGCTAGAGATGTCTTCCTTGTTTTCTTGGCAGTGCAAACT GTAATTTCTGTGATTGGTGGCTTTGCCTACATAATGGACAAAGATGGGTCTTTTAGGAACTCTTTTAGTGATGGGTGGGATCGCATACTGTCCAAGCATCCCATTCCATTCTACTACTGTATAG GAGTACTGGCATTTTTCGTGCTGCTTGGGTTTTTTGGAATTATATTGCATTGCTCCTCCCTAAATGGCAATGATCCAAGGATGGCAGGGTGCCAGAACTGCTGCTATGGGTGGGGCATCTTGGACTGCTTTCCAGCATCCATGGAAGCTTGCTTTGCTCTTGTTATTGTATTTGTTGTCATCTTTGCGATCCTTGGCATTGCCTATGGTTTCCTGGCGGCGACCATGGCGATCCAAAGGATCTGGCAGAGACATTACCATATACTTACAAAGAGGGAGCTCACTAAG GAGTACATAGTGGAAGATCTCCGAGGCTGTTACTACCCACCGAAGTTGGATGCAGAACATGAAGAACGGCTTCGAATACTAAAGCTCTTgtaa
- the LOC104438493 gene encoding 26S proteasome regulatory subunit 8 homolog A — translation MAATAYDKPQPELAPPPSAEEGACNSTRGPAAAKHGEGLRQYYLQHTHELQLLVRQKTHNLNRLEAQRNELNSRVRMLREELQLLQEPGSYVGEVVKVMGKNKVLVKVHPEGKYVVDIDKNIDITKITPSTRVALRNDSYVLHLILPSKVDPLVNLMKVEKVPDSTYDMIGGLDQQIKEIKEVIELPIKHPELFESLGIAQPKGVLLYGPPGTGKTLLARAVAHHTDCTFIRVSGSELVQKYIGEGSRMVRELFVMAREHAPSIIFMDEIDSIGSARMESGSGNGDSEVQRTMLELLNQLDGFEASNKIKVLMATNRIDILDQALLRPGRIDRKIEFPNPNEESRLDILKIHSRKMNLMRGIDLKKIAEKMNGASGAELKAVCTEAGMFALRERRVHVTQEDFEMAVAKVMKKETEKNMSLRKLWK, via the exons ATGGCGGCGACGGCGTACGACAAGCCCCAGCCCGAATTGGCCCCGCCGCCGTCGGCGGAGGAGGGGGCCTGCAACTCCACGCGGGGGCCGGCCGCCGCGAAGCACGGCGAGGGGCTCCGGCAGTACTACCTGCAGCACACCCACGAGCTCCAGCTCCTCGTCCGCCAGAAGACCCACAACCTCAACCGCCTCGAAGCCCAGCGGAACGAGCTCAATTCCCGAG TAAGAATGCTCAGAGAGGAGCTGCAGCTGCTTCAGGAGCCCGGATCATATGTTGGTGAAGTTGTCAAAGTTATGGGGAAAAATAAAGTTCTAGTTAAG GTTCACCCAGAAGGAAAATATGTCGTtgatattgataaaaatattgacatcacaAAAATTACACCTTCTACTAGAGTGGCTCTTCGCAATGACAGCTACGTTCTGCATTTGATCTTGCCTAGCAAAGTCGATCCACTGGTCAACCTTATGAAAGTTGAAAAAGTCCCTGACTCTACATATGACATGATCGGTGGTCTTGACCAACAGATCAAGGAAATCAAGGAG GTTATTGAACTCCCAATTAAGCATCCTGAATTATTTGAGAGCCTCGGAATAGCTCAGCCCAAG GGTGTGTTGCTGTATGGCCCTCCTGGCACTGGGAAGACACTTCTGGCAAGGGCAGTGGCCCATCACACTGATTGTACCTTCATAAGGGTCTCTGGTTCTGAATTGGTCCAGAAGTACATTGGAGAAGGCTCTAGAATGGTCAGAGAACTTTTTGTCATGGCAAG GGAACATGCTCCATCTATCATATTCATGGACGAAATCGACAGTATTGGATCTGCTAGGATGGAATCTGGAAGTGGTAATGGTGATAGTGAAGTTCAGCGAACTATGCTAGAGCTTCTTAACCAGCTTGATGGATTTGAAGCATCCAACAAGATTAAG GTTCTGATGGCCACAAATCGTATTGATATTTTGGATCAAGCCCTTCTTAGGCCAGGAAGAATTGACAGGAAAATTGAATTTCCAAATCCTAATGAAGAG TCTCGACTGGATATCCTTAAAATCCACTCAAGAAAGATGAACTTAATGCGAGGGATTGACCTGAAGAAGATTGCTGAGAAAATGAATGGTGCATCTGGTGCAGAGCTGAAG GCCGTGTGCACAGAGGCTGGCATGTTTGCTCTGAGGGAAAGAAGGGTTCATGTAACCCAGGAGGACTTCGAGATGGCAGTGGCGAAGGTCATGAAGAAAGAGACCGAGAAAAACATGTCGCTGCGGAAGCTTTGGAAGTAG